Proteins encoded within one genomic window of Pongo pygmaeus isolate AG05252 chromosome 18, NHGRI_mPonPyg2-v2.0_pri, whole genome shotgun sequence:
- the NUDT7 gene encoding peroxisomal coenzyme A diphosphatase NUDT7 isoform X2, producing the protein MSRPGLPQEPVRNSLLDDAKARLRKYDIGGKYSHLPYNKYSVLLPLVAKEGKLHLLFTVRSEKTDTLITPFVGLIDHNFQAQPNPAEVKDVFLVPLAYFLHPQVHDQHYVTRLGHRFINHIFEYTNPEDGVTYQIRGMTANLAVLVAFIILEKKPTFEVQFNLNDVLSSSEELFLKVHKKATSKL; encoded by the exons ATGTCACGACCTGGTCTTCCCCAGGAGCCAGTCAG aaacagtttGCTAGATGATGCTAAGGCCCGCTTAAGAAAGTATGATATTGGAGGCAAATATTCTCATTTGCCATATAACAAATACTCCGTCCTTTTGCCATTGGTGGCTAAAGAAGGAAAACTCCATTTGTTGTTCACCGTCCGGTCAGAGAAG aCAGATACATTGATAACTCCATTTGTGGGTTTAATAGACCACAACTTCCAGGCCCAGCCGAATCCTGCTGAAGTTAAGGATGTATTTCTGGTGCCTCTGGCCTATTTCCTGCATCCACAGGTCCATGACCAGCATTACGTCACACGTCTTGGTCACCGTTTTATTAATCATATCTTTGAGTACACAAACCCTGAAGATGGTGTCACTTACCAGATCAGGGGAATGACGGCAAACCTTGCAGTGTTGGTGGCATttatcattttggaaaaaaaacccacctttGAGGTTCAATTTAATCTTAATGATGTATTATCATCCTCTGAAGAGTTATTCCTGAAGGTTCATAAAAAAGCTACAAGCAAGTTATGA
- the NUDT7 gene encoding peroxisomal coenzyme A diphosphatase NUDT7 isoform X1, giving the protein MSRPGLPQEPVRNSLLDDAKARLRKYDIGGKYSHLPYNKYSVLLPLVAKEGKLHLLFTVRSEKLRRAPGEVCFPGGKRDPTDRDDAATALREAQEEVGLHPHQVEVVCCLVPCLIDTDTLITPFVGLIDHNFQAQPNPAEVKDVFLVPLAYFLHPQVHDQHYVTRLGHRFINHIFEYTNPEDGVTYQIRGMTANLAVLVAFIILEKKPTFEVQFNLNDVLSSSEELFLKVHKKATSKL; this is encoded by the exons ATGTCACGACCTGGTCTTCCCCAGGAGCCAGTCAG aaacagtttGCTAGATGATGCTAAGGCCCGCTTAAGAAAGTATGATATTGGAGGCAAATATTCTCATTTGCCATATAACAAATACTCCGTCCTTTTGCCATTGGTGGCTAAAGAAGGAAAACTCCATTTGTTGTTCACCGTCCGGTCAGAGAAG CTAAGAAGGGCCCCTGGAGAAGTTTGCTTTCCTGGAGGTAAGCGTGACCCTACAGACAGGGATGATGCAGCCACGGCTCTCCGGGAAGCCCAGGAGGAAGTGGGTCTCCATCCTCATCAAGtggaagttgtctgctgcctggTGCCATGTCTTATTGAT aCAGATACATTGATAACTCCATTTGTGGGTTTAATAGACCACAACTTCCAGGCCCAGCCGAATCCTGCTGAAGTTAAGGATGTATTTCTGGTGCCTCTGGCCTATTTCCTGCATCCACAGGTCCATGACCAGCATTACGTCACACGTCTTGGTCACCGTTTTATTAATCATATCTTTGAGTACACAAACCCTGAAGATGGTGTCACTTACCAGATCAGGGGAATGACGGCAAACCTTGCAGTGTTGGTGGCATttatcattttggaaaaaaaacccacctttGAGGTTCAATTTAATCTTAATGATGTATTATCATCCTCTGAAGAGTTATTCCTGAAGGTTCATAAAAAAGCTACAAGCAAGTTATGA
- the NUDT7 gene encoding peroxisomal coenzyme A diphosphatase NUDT7 isoform X3 — MSRPGLPQEPVRNSLLDDAKARLRKYDIGGKYSHLPYNKYSVLLPLVAKEGKLHLLFTVRSEKPREVLAPPLPSAMIVSFLRSPQKPSRCQHHAACIACVTTDTLITPFVGLIDHNFQAQPNPAEVKDVFLVPLAYFLHPQVHDQHYVTRLGHRFINHIFEYTNPEDGVTYQIRGMTANLAVLVAFIILEKKPTFEVQFNLNDVLSSSEELFLKVHKKATSKL; from the exons ATGTCACGACCTGGTCTTCCCCAGGAGCCAGTCAG aaacagtttGCTAGATGATGCTAAGGCCCGCTTAAGAAAGTATGATATTGGAGGCAAATATTCTCATTTGCCATATAACAAATACTCCGTCCTTTTGCCATTGGTGGCTAAAGAAGGAAAACTCCATTTGTTGTTCACCGTCCGGTCAGAGAAG CCACGTGAAGtgcttgctcctcctttgccttctgccatgattgtaagtttcctaaggtctccccagaagccgagcagatgccagcatcatgctgcctgTATAGCCTGCGTaact aCAGATACATTGATAACTCCATTTGTGGGTTTAATAGACCACAACTTCCAGGCCCAGCCGAATCCTGCTGAAGTTAAGGATGTATTTCTGGTGCCTCTGGCCTATTTCCTGCATCCACAGGTCCATGACCAGCATTACGTCACACGTCTTGGTCACCGTTTTATTAATCATATCTTTGAGTACACAAACCCTGAAGATGGTGTCACTTACCAGATCAGGGGAATGACGGCAAACCTTGCAGTGTTGGTGGCATttatcattttggaaaaaaaacccacctttGAGGTTCAATTTAATCTTAATGATGTATTATCATCCTCTGAAGAGTTATTCCTGAAGGTTCATAAAAAAGCTACAAGCAAGTTATGA
- the NUDT7 gene encoding peroxisomal coenzyme A diphosphatase NUDT7 isoform X4 has product MSRPGLPQEPVRNSLLDDAKARLRKYDIGGKYSHLPYNKYSVLLPLVAKEGKLHLLFTVRSEKLRRAPGEVCFPGGKRDPTDRDDAATALREAQEEVGLHPHQVEVVCCLVPCLIDRWGSYYVDEAGLELLASSSPPTSASQSAGITDRYIDNSICGFNRPQLPGPAESC; this is encoded by the exons ATGTCACGACCTGGTCTTCCCCAGGAGCCAGTCAG aaacagtttGCTAGATGATGCTAAGGCCCGCTTAAGAAAGTATGATATTGGAGGCAAATATTCTCATTTGCCATATAACAAATACTCCGTCCTTTTGCCATTGGTGGCTAAAGAAGGAAAACTCCATTTGTTGTTCACCGTCCGGTCAGAGAAG CTAAGAAGGGCCCCTGGAGAAGTTTGCTTTCCTGGAGGTAAGCGTGACCCTACAGACAGGGATGATGCAGCCACGGCTCTCCGGGAAGCCCAGGAGGAAGTGGGTCTCCATCCTCATCAAGtggaagttgtctgctgcctggTGCCATGTCTTATTGAT agatgggggtcttactatgtcgatgaggctggtcttgagctcctggcctcaagcagtcctcccacctcagcctcccaaagtgctgggattacag aCAGATACATTGATAACTCCATTTGTGGGTTTAATAGACCACAACTTCCAGGCCCAGCCGAATCCTGCTGA